A genomic region of Catalinimonas niigatensis contains the following coding sequences:
- a CDS encoding DUF2971 domain-containing protein, with protein MDEYLYHYTDANGLVGILTEGKLRASHFGYMNDGQELIYYILNFLNPATTTFINEKALSEKLFEKFKEHYRINNPFFQPFSANLFITSFSEEGNDLSMWRSYTPQGGFSIGFAKEGIKSLVSKNEEFSQCKYIDRNSEKLSATEYVREVFQRPYVLKELSKENSNGFQNVMNYLKREYSFQAVNVKNIEFSHEKEWRLCYFIKSNDDKIKFRTKGQLIIPYIEIDLTKFIDKVQIAIGPGPYYKMQYSYMSYLGFKSKFQLSVKGTNHNYRNL; from the coding sequence ATGGATGAATATCTTTATCATTATACAGATGCAAATGGATTGGTTGGAATACTAACAGAAGGTAAATTAAGAGCATCCCATTTTGGCTATATGAATGATGGACAAGAACTTATATACTATATTCTTAACTTTTTGAACCCTGCCACAACTACTTTTATCAACGAAAAAGCGTTAAGTGAAAAACTTTTTGAAAAATTCAAAGAACATTATAGGATCAATAATCCCTTTTTTCAGCCTTTTAGCGCAAACCTTTTTATTACAAGTTTTTCTGAAGAAGGTAATGATTTGAGCATGTGGAGAAGCTACACGCCACAAGGAGGTTTCTCCATTGGTTTTGCGAAAGAAGGCATCAAATCATTAGTTTCCAAAAACGAGGAATTCAGTCAGTGTAAATATATTGATAGAAATTCTGAGAAGTTATCTGCTACGGAATATGTAAGAGAAGTTTTTCAAAGACCTTATGTCTTGAAAGAACTATCAAAAGAAAATAGTAATGGATTTCAAAATGTAATGAATTATTTGAAAAGAGAATATTCTTTTCAAGCAGTAAACGTTAAAAATATTGAATTTAGTCATGAGAAGGAATGGAGACTATGCTATTTTATAAAATCCAATGATGACAAAATAAAATTTAGAACTAAAGGTCAGCTGATTATACCGTATATAGAAATTGATTTAACTAAATTTATTGATAAAGTTCAAATTGCCATTGGGCCGGGACCATATTATAAAATGCAATATAGTTACATGTCATATTTGGGTTTTAAGTCTAAATTTCAACTAAGTGTAAAAGGTACTAATCATAACTATAGAAATTTATAA
- a CDS encoding sulfatase family protein translates to MKRILYLFIICTSLYTGGCTRPENDPKPNVILIFIDDMGWADLSSFGNTDAQTPNIDRLASEGISFEQFYVNSPICSPSRVAISTGTYPQRWNITSYLARRELNQERGIANWLDPSAPMLARSLHQAGYATGHFGKWHMGGQRDVMNAPHISEYGFDESLTNFEGMGAKLLPLTKDENGDVGRIWEEAEILGEPYTWMQRSEITTGFIDAAMAFMGKASKEQKPFYVNIWPDDVHSPFWPPYEEYGLAKEEGKRGLYLAVLEAMDQQFGKLFKYIQSNDSLRDNTLIVFCSDNGPELGAGSAGALKGYKTHLYEGGIRSSLIVWGPGFMDEKVKGTRNKASVFSAIDVAPSLLAFTGTAAPENTITDGENMLKTMLGESDASRTSPIFYSRPPDRKSFYGFENLPDLAVREGAWKLLCDYDGGRPELYHIVNDPGETHNLADEHAERAKSMIQEVTSWYASMPASQVENQQMTQN, encoded by the coding sequence ATGAAAAGAATACTTTATCTGTTTATCATTTGTACTTCACTCTATACAGGCGGATGCACAAGGCCTGAGAATGACCCTAAGCCCAATGTGATCCTCATCTTTATTGACGATATGGGATGGGCAGACTTATCTTCTTTTGGTAACACCGATGCCCAAACCCCAAATATTGATCGGCTCGCTTCGGAAGGAATCAGCTTTGAGCAGTTTTATGTGAACTCTCCCATCTGCTCGCCCTCCCGGGTAGCCATCTCCACCGGCACTTATCCCCAACGATGGAATATCACTTCATACCTGGCACGCCGGGAACTGAACCAAGAGCGGGGCATCGCCAACTGGCTGGACCCTTCTGCTCCCATGCTGGCACGCAGCCTCCATCAGGCAGGCTATGCTACCGGTCATTTTGGAAAATGGCACATGGGCGGTCAACGCGATGTAATGAATGCTCCGCACATCAGCGAATATGGTTTTGACGAGTCTCTGACCAATTTTGAAGGTATGGGTGCCAAGTTGCTCCCCCTCACCAAAGATGAAAACGGAGATGTCGGGCGGATCTGGGAGGAGGCAGAGATACTGGGCGAACCCTATACCTGGATGCAGCGTTCGGAGATCACCACCGGCTTTATTGATGCCGCCATGGCGTTTATGGGTAAAGCTAGTAAAGAGCAAAAACCCTTTTACGTAAACATCTGGCCCGACGATGTACACAGTCCTTTCTGGCCTCCTTATGAGGAATACGGGCTGGCCAAAGAAGAGGGTAAAAGAGGATTGTACCTTGCCGTGCTGGAAGCTATGGACCAACAGTTTGGCAAGCTTTTCAAGTACATTCAGTCCAACGATAGCTTACGAGACAATACCCTGATTGTGTTTTGTTCTGACAATGGGCCGGAACTGGGTGCGGGGAGCGCAGGAGCACTGAAAGGCTATAAGACACATCTATACGAAGGAGGCATCCGTTCTTCCCTGATCGTTTGGGGACCTGGCTTTATGGACGAAAAAGTGAAAGGTACACGAAACAAAGCATCGGTTTTTTCTGCCATAGATGTAGCGCCCTCGCTACTGGCGTTTACCGGCACAGCAGCACCAGAAAATACTATTACTGACGGAGAAAACATGCTGAAAACGATGCTGGGCGAATCCGATGCATCCCGCACATCTCCCATCTTCTACAGCCGCCCCCCTGACAGAAAGAGCTTTTATGGTTTTGAGAACCTTCCTGATCTGGCAGTACGCGAAGGAGCATGGAAACTCTTATGCGATTATGATGGAGGCAGGCCGGAACTCTATCATATTGTAAATGATCCGGGAGAGACGCATAACCTTGCCGATGAGCATGCTGAGAGAGCTAAAAGTATGATACAAGAAGTAACCTCATGGTATGCATCCATGCCTGCATCGCAAGTAGAGAACCAGCAAATGACACAAAATTAA
- a CDS encoding YtxH domain-containing protein: MDNTSKVISALLVGAVAGALTGLLLAPESGDKTRRKLNKSAKDMLDDLEDALEDSAERIKNLADSAVEEIEKYSKKA; encoded by the coding sequence ATGGATAACACGAGTAAAGTAATTTCTGCACTTTTAGTAGGAGCGGTTGCCGGCGCACTGACTGGCTTATTATTAGCTCCTGAAAGCGGTGATAAAACCCGGCGTAAGCTCAATAAGTCTGCTAAAGATATGTTGGACGATCTGGAAGATGCCCTGGAGGATAGTGCTGAAAGAATTAAAAATCTCGCAGACAGCGCTGTAGAAGAGATAGAGAAATATAGCAAGAAGGCTTAA